One window of the Primulina eburnea isolate SZY01 chromosome 18, ASM2296580v1, whole genome shotgun sequence genome contains the following:
- the LOC140820194 gene encoding LOW QUALITY PROTEIN: putative receptor-like protein kinase At1g80870 (The sequence of the model RefSeq protein was modified relative to this genomic sequence to represent the inferred CDS: inserted 2 bases in 1 codon), giving the protein MASRQPSPLDSRQKTSIILLAISISVSLLILLVILYLLYRFGYFLVHRSRTSPYDSTAHLNKLQRFTYRELKNATNNFSESNAIGRGGSGTVFRGILKDGKLVAVKLLDSTSLQCEHQFQNELKILGGLKSSFLVCLLGFCVDNGKRLVVYEYMPNKSLQESLFVESDKLGSGNVNNLCLDWSRRFSIILDVAKALAFLHLECEPAVIHGDVKPSNVLLDSEFRAKLSDFGSSKMKLEEEFGVGLYSQELGKSQELSENLNAGGVAGENGIHEKEEVDFALALQASSSLQTSGKIHRSDSRGCNMKGKELLSDDNGGEDCDKFMPYDCDSSDMDHSKDLTSYNDNNNVRVGAKQWGKDWWWRQDGSGELCSKDYVNEWIGTQICSSPSAAWDDEMRGSKEQAHLDNCKTKDKFKDAXLENSVKKHGIEYTNTVIENDERKGSEMSQPVCTKKHRKMHEWWKEERLDELDNRNRNPKTTRVWSKKWFRVPHFGLGKSFHFRRKKKTRHESCDLVNKNVEFSFREGWRKKKARSTGSELWSGDLFSRELSSTTSMRGTLCYVAPEYSGSCGYLMEKADIYSLGVLILVIISGRRPLHVLPSPMNPEKAILVSWFRLLARSGSMLELVDERLKAEYNKEQASLCVNLALSCIQKMPELRPDIGDIVKILNGEMELLPLPFEFPPSPTSRRRLR; this is encoded by the exons ATGGCTTCAAGACAGCCATCACCGCTTGATTCGAGGCaaaaaacaagcataattctccTTGCTATCTCAATATCTGTGTCTCTTTTGATTCTCTTAGTTATTCTGTATCTTCTTTACCGGTTCGGGTACTTTCTGGTGCACAGGTCCCGCACCAGCCCATATGATTCCACCGCACACTTGAACAAACTTCAAAGATTCACTTACAGAGAGCTCAAGAACGCTACCAACAATTTCAGTGAATCCAATGCAATAGGCAGAGGAGGTTCCGGCACTGTTTTCAGAGGTATTTTAAAGGATGGTAAATTGGTGGCTGTGAAACTTCTGGACTCAACTTCATTACAGTGTGAGCACCAATTCCAGAATGAGTTGAAGATTCTTGGTGGGCTAAAGTCTTCTTTTCTTGTTTGTTTATTGGGTTTTTGTGTAGACAATGGGAAGAGACTTGTGGTTTATGAGTACATGCCTAATAAGAGTTTGCAAGAATCTTTATTTGTCGAGTCTGATAAATTAGGGAGTGGTAATGTTAATAATCTGTGCTTGGATTGGAGCAGGCGGTTCTCCATTATTCTTGATGTTGCAAAGGCATTAGCTTTCTTGCATCTTGAGTGTGAACCAGCTGTGATCCATGGTGATGTGAAGCCAAGCAATGTGTTGCTTGACTCTGAGTTCAGAGCAAAGCTTTCGGATTTCGGGTCGTCGAAAATGAAGCTCGAGGAGGAATTTGGCGTCGGTTTGTACAGCCAGGAATTGGGGAAAAGTCAGGAGCTTTCAGAGAACTTAAATGCGGGTGGTGTAGCCGGAGAAAATGGGATTCATGAAAAAGAGGAGGTAGATTTTGCTTTGGCTTTGCAAGCGTCTTCTTCTTTGCAAACTAGTGGCAAGATCCATCGTAGTGATAGTAGAGGTTGTAACATGAAGGGAAAAGAGTTGTTAAGTGATGATAATGGTGGGGAGGATTGTGATAAGTTTATGCCTTATGATTGTGACTCAAGTGATATGGATCATAGCAAAGATTTAACTTCATATAATGACAACAACAACGTTCGTGTGGGTGCGAAACAGTGGGGGAAAGACTGGTGGTGGAGACAAGATGGGAGTGGTGAACTATGTAGCAAAGATTATGTGAATGAGTGGATTGGGACTCAAATCTGTTCTTCACCGAGTGCTGCTTGGGATGATGAAATGAGGGGATCTAAGGAGCAAGCCCACTTGGATAACTGCAAAACGAAAGATAAATTCAAAGATGC GTTGGAGAACTCTGTGAAAAAACATGGGATTGAGTATACTAATACTGTAATTGAGAATGATGAACGGAAAGGAAGTGAAATGTCTCAGCCTGTGTGCACTAAGAAGCATAGGAAGATGCACGAATGGTGGAAAGAAGAGCGTTTAGATGAACTTGATAACAGGAACCGTAACCCAAAAACTACCCGAGTATGGAGTAAGAAATGGTTCAGAGTACCACATTTTGGTTTGGGGAAAAGCTTTCACTTCAGGAGGAAGAAAAAGACGAGACACGAAAGCTGTGATCTTGTTAACAAGAACGTGGAGTTTAGTTTCAGGGAAGGATGGAGGAAAAAGAAAGCACGTTCCACGGGGAGCGAATTGTGGAGTGGCGATCTTTTCAGTCGAGAGTTAAGTAGCACGACGAGCATGAGAGGGACACTATGTTATGTAGCACCAGAATACAGCGGCTCATGTGGATACTTAATGGAGAAAGCTGATATATACAGCCTAGGTGTACTGATTCTAGTAATTATATCGGGTAGAAGACCCTTGCACGTACTTCCATCTCCAATGAACCCGGAGAAAGCAATCTTAGTGAGCTGGTTTCGACTCTTGGCTCGCTCAGGAAGCATGCTAGAACTCGTGGATGAACGGCTGAAAGCCGAGTACAACAAGGAACAGGCAAGCTTGTGTGTTAACTTGGCACTTTCTTGCATACAGAAGATGCCGGAGCTGAGACCGGATATCGGGGACATTGTGAAGATATTGAACGGTGAAATGGAACTTTTACCACTTCCATTTGAGTTCCCTCCTTCTCCTACTTCAAGAAGAAGGCTCAGGTGA
- the LOC140819575 gene encoding uncharacterized protein: protein MSSDPKRPGNIAGAAAVGGGGFGARLNHYLYSGEKKHVAAGIAIIGVLFGVPWYLMDRGSKHQSHQDYMEKADKARSERLSAGSSTAR, encoded by the exons ATGAGCAGTGATCCGAAGAGACCCGGCAATATAGCTGGTGCGGCGGCCGTAGGAGGAGGGGGATTTGGCGCTAGATTGAATCACTATCTATACAGCGGTGAAAAGAAGCATGTGGCGGCAGGCATCGCCATCATTGGAGTCCTCTTTGGTGTCCCATGGTACCTCATGGATCGTG GCTCGAagcatcaatctcatcaagaTTACATGGAAAAGGCCGATAAAGCTAGGAGCGAAAGACTTTCTGCTGGTTCATCCACAGCCAGGTGA